The Tolypothrix sp. PCC 7712 region CTAGCACAATATTGCCACTCAAAGCCAATCCTACTGTACCTTCTCGATAGAGGCGATCGTTACAAAATAACGCCAAGCGACCACTCATACCCCCAGCACTAGCCTGTCCGCCAATGGTTACCGATCCCGGATAAGCAAAATCTAGCCCTTGTAGTAAATCGTTGATTCCTGATGAAAAGGAACCAGATAGCAAAATAAATTGCGGTGTCGGTGAAGGTGGGACACCAATTAAATCGATCCAAGCATCTGGTGAACTATCCAAATCTGGCAATTCTTCTGCCACAACGTGAAAGACTTGCAAATCCACCCCTGGTAAATGTGCCAAAGTCAAACTTAAAGCTGCTTCCGCTTCTAGTTCTTGGGTTTGTCCCATGTCTGTAGTGCCAATTACCCCACCACCACTGCAACCAATTAGCACAGGTACAGAAAGTTTCTCTGCTAGCAAAGGCAAAAGTCGGGAATACTCACTACCAAACGCCGACGAAATAAATACCAGCCCCAGATCCGGAGGCGCTGTTAACGACGAGACAGCCCTTTCTACCACCTCTGTGATTGCTGCTTCCAAAGAAGGACGGGTTGATAGGGCGTTTGCCCACTGCATTTGGTCTGCCATGAGTTTTAGGCTTTTTTCTCTCGTTGGGCTGGTTTTTTTGAGTTTTGTTCCTGGATATAATTTCATCCGACAAGAATTGAAGGCAATTAAATTTATCTCGCTTCAATGACCTGTCTATTCCAGAAAGCTAGGGTTGCTATTCCCTATTAGATTTATGCAATCTATTGTATGATTATACTTTTGTAGTACTGGCTATACAAAATCTTAAAAGATAAATATAGGTTTAGTATATCTGCCAGCGTTTATTGTATTAGTTATAGATCACCAAACTAAAACACTAACTTAACAGCTCAGTGGTTAGAATGGTGAAGTTAGCACAAAAAACTGCCATTTTTGACATTTTTCTATACTGGTATTAACACCACACAACGAGACTAAAGCTATGAGCGACATTCAAGAAAAAATCCAAGAAGAAGTAGAACAAGCCCGTACTGTCTGTGACATCTCAGGTAGCAATTCTGCCGAATGTGCCGCAGCTTGGGATGCAGTCGAAGAATTACAAGCTGAAGCTTCTCACCAACGTCAAAATAAACAAAAAAATTCTTTAGAACAGTACTGTGACGACAATCCAGAAGCAGCAGAATGCCGTCTTTATGATGACTAAAAAGTGAGTTGCTAAATTTTTTTCCTCTGACAGACAAGCAACCAAGACCTATTTACGGTTATCTTGTACCTTTACGCCAACCCCTGCCTAATGTTACGCCACTTGATATTTAATCATCCTGAAATTAAGGATAATTAGGGATTGATAGTGAGGCGTAGCAATTAAGAAGTTTTGTTCCTCAGCAAAAACTTCTACTAAAAATTAGGGATTTATGGGGGTGTAGCTGCCTTTAATCTTCAGGTATGTGTTAAAACTCTGCCGAAGATAGCTACAGGCTAGTGCAAGATAAAAGTTAAGGATCTTTGAGTTGCTTGTTTTTTTATTAGCTATCATGTGACAGTTATTAGCTAGTTAATAACTTATTAGATATCCTCAATATGGGTCATGATTCTTAGTTATGGTGTTGGATTTATATTCTGGTAAAAAATATGGGAAATAATGTTTGGTTTCGCCCGTTTGTTTGGTTAGATTTCAGATTAGCGTTGACTTTTATGGTAATTATTCCGCTAATTCTGTTAATTTGGGCATTTGTGCAGAAAGCAGAAGGAATACAACGCCTATTAACGATTTACTGGCGAGTATCGAGTATATTAGCGGTTACTGTTTACTTAATGATTGGGGGATTTGGGGTTAGTTTTCTCTCAGGATTGATGGGTCGCATTTTGATCCCTATTTCATTATGGTTTTGGGTAGACCTCAATGATGAAATCGAGTATCAAGCCAGTGGAGCGTTAAAATTAGTTTTTACCTCTTGGCGTTGGGCAATGACAATTTATGGTATTCTCGGCACGATCGCCTTGATTCCTTTTTTGGGTTGTGCTTTTTCCGAGGCTACCTTCAAAAGTCCATATTGTCGCGTTTGGTTAGAAGCCCCATCACTCTTTAAAGAATATTTCCATGCTAATAGTAAACCTGCGTTCCTCGGCTTTTTGGGGATCATGGGCTTAGTCTTTTATGTTCTCTACTTAAGCTACTTTGTATTAGTTAAGCTAGGTAAACAAGGCCGTTCCGCTACACAACAGTAATTACAGAAAGCATCAAGGATGAAGGAAAATATACATATACAGCAGATTCGATGTGTATGAGGTACAGCAAGTAATTGAAAAAAGTAATGAGTAATAAGTAATGAGTAATAAGTAAATTTCCTACTCATTACTCATCACTCATGATGTACCTCACCTACTTCAAAAGTGCTGTATAGTTCACTTTCATCCTTGAGCCGTCAGACTAGATGAAAAATTCCATTGGCAAGCGATTGGAACAATATACTGTTAAACGACCTCAAGAAGTCTTACTTGTAACGGTGGAAGTTGACAACGAGGAAGACCAAATTGCTATATTTAAAGGCTTTTCTAGTTCCTTAATGCGCCCAACTGCGTTTGATCCTGATATTCCTGTGCTACCAGACGACGCTAAAATTATCAGTATTGATCGAGTGGCTAACCCTTACAATCCAGAGTCGCCTCGTTATATTCAACAAGGCCTATCCTGGGAAGATATGCAAGCTGTATTATTAAAAGTAGGAATTTAATTTACAATTCGTAAATATTCATTCACAAGTCGTTACGTTTGGGGTTTGCATCCCTAAGCGTAACGCCACTGTCTCTATTTGATTGGGAAATTGCACCCAACCTATCTAAGAGAGATAGTGCAAACTTGGACTCGCTATTGCTGTAAGCTATTCTGCTTTTAAGTTGCACAATTAATCGTGAGGACTGTTGACGGTTGACCGTTGACAGTTAACAGCCCTGATTTAGTAGTTATGCAATTTAGACGCGCATTAGCTTAACTACGAATTACGAATTACGAATTCATAACTATTGTTGACTTTCCCCATGATCCGTTCTGGATATACTCTTCCCGTCTTTGCTTGTGCTTCTGCCGTTGCAGCTTTACATTGGTTACGTCATCATCAACCTGTCAATGTAGTAGCAGTAGATTTAATTGAACCAGCGCAAATCACTGAAATCCCCATTGAACAGGTAGCCGGATTATCAGACAACATGGCTTTGGCAATTACCCGCAGCGATCCGGGTGATAATCTCGATCTGACTAAAAATACTCCGATTTGGGCATTGGTGGAATGGCACCAAGGAGAAGGGGAGACGGTAATAATTAAAGGAGGAGAAGGAATTGGGAAGCAGTTAAATGCTGATGGTAAAGCGGCGATTTATGGTTACGCGCAGAAACTCTTGCAAGAGAACTTAAGCCGACTGTTAGCACCAGAAGAAAAAATTACAGTCACAATCATTTTACCTGCTGGGCGATCGCTTGCTGCTCGTACTTCTAACTCGGCTTTTGGGGTAGTGGAAGGACTTTCGCTATTGGGAACTACAGGAATTTCCCAACCTTTAAGTTCTCCTGAACAACTGACAGCTTTTTTGGCAGATTTACAAAAGAAAGCCAGTCAATTTGACAGTTTGGTATTTTGTATTGGCGAGAATGGCTTAGATATAGCACGCCAAATCGGTATAAATCCCGAACAGCTAGTAAAAACAGCTAACTGGATTGGGCCAATGTTAGTGGAAGCTGATAATTTGGGTGTTAAAGAAATCTTATTGTTTGGGTATCATGGAAAACTCATGAAATTGGCAGGAGGGATTTTTCATACCCATCATCATCTTGCTGATGGACGCAGAGAAATTCTCAGTACCTACTGTAGTTTAGCTGGATTGTCGCAGCCAGATATACAAACAATTTTTGCTAGCCCAACTGCAGAAGCTGCACTAACTCACCTCCGTCATCTAGATACGACAACAGGAAGTGATTGGGTAAATCAAGTTTACAGCGCGATCGCAGAGGCTATCGACTCCCGTTCCCAAGAATATATCCGCAGTCACAGCAGTAGAGATACATCAGCTACAGCCTGTGGTTCGGTACTTTTTGATCGCGATCGCAAAATTATCGTAAAGAGCAAAACTGCTTGTATGTTATCCGGAAAATTATGTTAACTTAATATGAATAATCATTAATAATCCAAATAAATAGCTTTTTCGGTATCAACTCTAGGGTATTTTTTTCTTTTTAATACCAAGCCTTATCGGCTAAACAGACGCGCTTAAACAGCGGGCCTGTGATGGATTTATTTACCATTACACGAAACCTGGAACGGGCAGAAATAATGGTAGTTCTTAGACTACAGAGCGACTTACTCCTAACAGACACACTCTCGCCATCATGAATACAGCGGTGACTCTACTCACAGAACAAGCACCCCAATCTACTGAAACCTGGGGACAGCTTAATCGCCAAATAATTGTAATTTTAGACTTCGGCTCACAATATTCGGAGCTAATTGCCCGTCGCATCCGTGAGACGCAAGTATACTCCGAAGTTCTGTCCTATCGTACTTCAGCTGAACAATTACGGCAACTCAATCCGAAAGGAATTATTCTGTCTGGTGGCCCAAGTTCAGTTTATGGAGAGAATGCACCCCATTGTGACCCAGAAATTTGGAATTTAGGTGTTCCCATTTTGGGAGTCTGCTATGGAATGCAATTGATGGTAAACCAGCTAGGTGGGTTAGTAGAAAAGGCTGATCGCGGTGAGTATGGTAAGGCATCATTATATATAGATGATCCCACAGATTTACTAACTAATGTGGACGAAGGCACCACAATGTGGATGAGTCATGGCGACTCAGTCACAAAAATGCCTCCAGGATTTGAACTTTTAGCCCATACAGACAATACTCCTTGTGCAGCGATTGCTGACCACGAAAGAAAACTGTATGGTGTACAGTTCCATCCAGAAGTAGTGCATTCTTTGGGTGGATTGGCATTAATTCGCAACTTTGTTTACCATATCTGCGACTGCGAACCTACCTGGACTACAGCCGCTTTTGTAGAAGAAGCTGTACGCGAAATTCGCGCCAGAGTTGGTGATAAGCGAGTGCTGTTAGCGCTTTCTGGTGGGGTTGATTCTTCTACCTTGGCTTTCTTATTACATAAAGCCATTGGCGATCAACTCACTTGTGTGTTTATCGATCAAGGCTTTATGCGGAAGTATGAGCCAGAAAGATTAGTGAAGCTATTCCAAGAGCAATTTCATATTCCTGTAGAGTATGTTAACGCACGCGATCGCTTCCTCAACATGATGGAAGGTGTCACCGATCCCGAAGAAAAGCGTCGCCGCATCGGCCATGAATTTATTCGCGTATTTGAAGAAACATCCAAACGCCTTGGTCACTTTGATTATTTAGCTCAAGGTACCCTGTATCCTGACGTAATTGAATCGGCTGATACCAACGTCGATCCCCAAACTGGCGAACGAGTAGCCGTCAAAATTAAGAGTCATCATAATGTTGGCGGATTACCCAAAGATTTACGCTTCAAACTAGTAGAACCATTGCGGAAACTCTTTAAAGATGAAGTTCGCAAAGTTGGGCGTTCTATTGGTTTACCGGAAGAAATCGTGCAACGCCAACCTTTCCCTGGCCCTGGTTTGGCAATTCGGATTCTCGGTGAAGTGACAGCCGAAAGATTAAATATCTTGCGCGATGCTGATTTAATTGTGCGGCAAGAAATTAATCAACGTGGTTTGTACAATCAAGTTTGGCAAGCATTCGCAGTGTTGCTACCAATTCGTAGTGTCGGCGTGATGGGCGATAAACGTACCTACGCTTACCCCATCGTCTTACGGATTGTCACCAGCGAAGATGGGATGACAGCAGATTGGGCGCGGATACCTTACGATATTTTAGAAGTAATTTCTAACCGCATTGTTAATGAAGTGAAAGGTGTCAACCGAGTAGTGTATGACATCACCTCCAAGCCGCCTGGAACCATCGAGTGGGAATAAGTCAGTACTGAGTACTGAGTTGGAGAGACGCGATTAATCGCGTCTGTACAAGAGTGATGAGTTTGTAGCTGTTTCAACTACAAACTCATCATTTTGTTTTGGGAAATTTATCAGCGTTTATCTGCGTGTATCGGCGGCTAATTTTCTCTACATTCATCCCTTCACTTCTGATTCAAAAGTAATTGTCTCAGATTGGTAAGCTGGAGGTTCGACATGGATGAGAATTCTTACCGGACGGAAACGTTCTTCTAGTAGCCTTTCTACTTCTTCGGTAATGCGGTGGGCGGTTTCTACATCTGTAGCATCGACAATTAAATGCATTTCCATAAAGACTTGACGGCCGAGAACTCCACGAGAAGCAATGTCATGACAATTAATGACTCCCGGAACCGAAAGCGCGATCGCATGGATTGCTTCTGGTGCGATCGCCATTTCATCTACTAAGGAAGGTAAATTATCTTTTAAAACTGACCAACCACTCCAAAAAACTAACAAAGCAACAGGAAAAGCTAAGACTACATCTAGCCATTGGTAACCTAACCACACGCCAATCAAACCGCCAATCACAGTAATGGTTACCCACACATCACTCATGGTATGTGTAGCATCAGCAATTAAAATTGGACTACCTACTCGCTTCCCTTCATTGCGTTCGTAGAAAGTCACAAAAATATTCACACCTAGCACAATTAGTAATAACCATAATTCTGCTGCTGAGATGGTTACAGGTTGACCACCTTTGAGAATTCTCTCAACTGCGCCTTGGAGAATTTCAAAACAAGCAATTCCTAAAAAAGCAGAAATTCCCAAAGCACCGACAGCTTCAAATTTTTGGTGTCCATAGGGATGTTCGCGATCGGGTTTTGGAGAAGAAAACTTACTAGTAACCAAGCCTAAAACATTGTTGGCGCTATCAGTAACACTATGTAAAGCATCAGCTAATAAGCTTAAAGAGCCTGTAGAGTAACCCACTACTGCTTTTAATGCCATCACAAACAGGTTTAGCAGTAGGGTAATAATTAAAACCTTTCGCACCACTGCGCGGTTATCGTACGTCATAAATAATTTTTACATCAGATTCTACGTTTTATCATTAAAACTTAAAACACAAGTAATAAGTATCAAACTATTACCCAGTAAGAAATACATCTCTCTACAGACTAAATTTTTTTATTTATTTTATTGAGATTATTTATAATTAAGATTTGCCAAAAGCTTGATATTTATGATGATTTTTTATTTGTTTAATAGCTAATAATTGGCATCTAAAAATTTTTATATTTTTTCTTCTATGACTTTTTGAGTAGTCAAGCAATGTTGGATTTTGGATGAGCCCGACTAGTACCGCAAGGCGGAATTCAAAATTCAAAATTCAAAATTCAAAATTAAGACAGAGTAAGCGTTTTGCGGATTTTGAATGGTCTGTTTATTTACGCCTTGTTGTACTAGTCGCTGATGGTAGGGTCATACCACAATACAGTTTGATTGATTTGTCAGTTGTGGAACCAGCTAGCTCAATTGGGGGAGAATCCCCCAAACCCCCTCCAAAATTATTGTTTTTGTTGTCAATTTATTTTGTAACTGAACTGTATTGGGTTATGTCGTTGCAAAAATGCCAATCAATTTATAAATTTGGCAGGTTAGCTAAGATTCTCGACTTGTTCAAAAAGTCGAGAATCTGATTTTCGCTCAGGTATTAAGAACAACTGGTCAAAGCTGCTCCACATTGGTCTTCTCTTACCAACCAACCGTTAACACCTTTATATTGCACCAGCGCCCAGCCTCCCTGACAGCCTAATAATTTGACGCTGGTGTTAGGTGGAACTCTGACTATGACTTTACTTTTGGCACTAGTTTTGGCGTACAGCTTCACGCCTTTAGTACCGTAACCTCTGGTTGATAAGCCTAACTTGGGCAAAGATACCCAACCAGTTCCTTTAAAACCGCTACTAGCATTGGTAATCTTGGCCCAATTTCCTAATACAGCCACAACCTGAACAGTTTCATTAACAGGCACTTGTCCTAAAATTTTATTGTTGGTGCTGGTTCCACTCCGCACGTTTAATGTTTGCCCATCTGAAACATCAACATAGGCAAATAAATTACACTTTGTCGGATTTTTTGATTTAGCTAAGGCTATTTGATCAGCTATGCCAGTATTGATAGCTATAGTAGTACACATAAGTGCTAAACCTGTAGCTAGCTTCAAGACTTGATTTTTCACTTTATTTATCCTCATCTGCTTCGGTTTGAGAGGATGTCTGAAAACCTTTTGGTCTTGTATTCAAGACTTGTAGATCCTCCTAAATCCCCTTAGCAAGGGGGACTTGAGATGCTTCACCCTTTTTTAAGGGGAGCTAGCGTCATAGGCGGGTTTCCCGACTTGAGATGACTGGCGTGGGCTAGGGGGAATCAGTCGTAATATTTCATACTTCTCAGACATCCTCTGAAGACACCAATATTAATACGGGTGTCCTATGAATAGCTCATATCTTAACTGATAAATTTCAGATGTAATTAACGACTACAAACCTTAAATTAGAGTTAATTTCGCTAACTTTAATTTATATGAATTCTCCTTACTTCTTCACCAGCAAGTGCAATAAGCTAGTTAACTTTGAGCAAACCAATTCTGTCAAAAGCATAGTTTTTAGAGAAAATCAAGAATAAGTTACTCAACTTTGGTTAATTATTATGAACATCAAAATCCAACCAATCTCAAACAGCATGGGTCAACAAATTATTAATACTGGCAATCATAGTATTGGGGAATTATCACGGGAGGAAATTATTAGTTTATTTAAAGAGTATGGAGCCTTGCTGTTTAGAGGATTTGCAAATAATGTCGAAATTTTTAAAGAATTTAGCAACTCATTAAGTACTGATTTTATGGATTATGCTGGCGGAGTATTTCAGCGCCGCATTATTAATGGCGATAAGACAGTTTTAAGCGTTAACAATTTTAAATCGGCGATTAAATTGCATGGTGAGATGTATTATCAAAAGCATATCCCACTGATGTTGTGGTTTTTCTG contains the following coding sequences:
- a CDS encoding FIST N-terminal domain-containing protein; translated protein: MADQMQWANALSTRPSLEAAITEVVERAVSSLTAPPDLGLVFISSAFGSEYSRLLPLLAEKLSVPVLIGCSGGGVIGTTDMGQTQELEAEAALSLTLAHLPGVDLQVFHVVAEELPDLDSSPDAWIDLIGVPPSPTPQFILLSGSFSSGINDLLQGLDFAYPGSVTIGGQASAGGMSGRLALFCNDRLYREGTVGLALSGNIVLETIVAQGCRPIGEPMQVTKAERNIILELDEQVPLVVLREVIANLTETERMLAQHSLFVGVAMDGFKPSLQQGDFLIRGILGVDPSAGAIAIGDRVRPGQRLQFHLRDAETSATDLEFLLEQYQSQHPDEASATAALMFACVGRGEGLYGKPNFDSELFRRYIKDIPVGGFFCNGEIGPVAGSTFLHGYTSVFGICRALDI
- a CDS encoding Calvin cycle protein CP12, which produces MSDIQEKIQEEVEQARTVCDISGSNSAECAAAWDAVEELQAEASHQRQNKQKNSLEQYCDDNPEAAECRLYDD
- a CDS encoding DUF3177 family protein, encoding MGNNVWFRPFVWLDFRLALTFMVIIPLILLIWAFVQKAEGIQRLLTIYWRVSSILAVTVYLMIGGFGVSFLSGLMGRILIPISLWFWVDLNDEIEYQASGALKLVFTSWRWAMTIYGILGTIALIPFLGCAFSEATFKSPYCRVWLEAPSLFKEYFHANSKPAFLGFLGIMGLVFYVLYLSYFVLVKLGKQGRSATQQ
- the cbiD gene encoding cobalt-precorrin-5B (C(1))-methyltransferase CbiD, whose translation is MRSGYTLPVFACASAVAALHWLRHHQPVNVVAVDLIEPAQITEIPIEQVAGLSDNMALAITRSDPGDNLDLTKNTPIWALVEWHQGEGETVIIKGGEGIGKQLNADGKAAIYGYAQKLLQENLSRLLAPEEKITVTIILPAGRSLAARTSNSAFGVVEGLSLLGTTGISQPLSSPEQLTAFLADLQKKASQFDSLVFCIGENGLDIARQIGINPEQLVKTANWIGPMLVEADNLGVKEILLFGYHGKLMKLAGGIFHTHHHLADGRREILSTYCSLAGLSQPDIQTIFASPTAEAALTHLRHLDTTTGSDWVNQVYSAIAEAIDSRSQEYIRSHSSRDTSATACGSVLFDRDRKIIVKSKTACMLSGKLC
- the guaA gene encoding glutamine-hydrolyzing GMP synthase; this translates as MNTAVTLLTEQAPQSTETWGQLNRQIIVILDFGSQYSELIARRIRETQVYSEVLSYRTSAEQLRQLNPKGIILSGGPSSVYGENAPHCDPEIWNLGVPILGVCYGMQLMVNQLGGLVEKADRGEYGKASLYIDDPTDLLTNVDEGTTMWMSHGDSVTKMPPGFELLAHTDNTPCAAIADHERKLYGVQFHPEVVHSLGGLALIRNFVYHICDCEPTWTTAAFVEEAVREIRARVGDKRVLLALSGGVDSSTLAFLLHKAIGDQLTCVFIDQGFMRKYEPERLVKLFQEQFHIPVEYVNARDRFLNMMEGVTDPEEKRRRIGHEFIRVFEETSKRLGHFDYLAQGTLYPDVIESADTNVDPQTGERVAVKIKSHHNVGGLPKDLRFKLVEPLRKLFKDEVRKVGRSIGLPEEIVQRQPFPGPGLAIRILGEVTAERLNILRDADLIVRQEINQRGLYNQVWQAFAVLLPIRSVGVMGDKRTYAYPIVLRIVTSEDGMTADWARIPYDILEVISNRIVNEVKGVNRVVYDITSKPPGTIEWE
- a CDS encoding cation diffusion facilitator family transporter, whose product is MTYDNRAVVRKVLIITLLLNLFVMALKAVVGYSTGSLSLLADALHSVTDSANNVLGLVTSKFSSPKPDREHPYGHQKFEAVGALGISAFLGIACFEILQGAVERILKGGQPVTISAAELWLLLIVLGVNIFVTFYERNEGKRVGSPILIADATHTMSDVWVTITVIGGLIGVWLGYQWLDVVLAFPVALLVFWSGWSVLKDNLPSLVDEMAIAPEAIHAIALSVPGVINCHDIASRGVLGRQVFMEMHLIVDATDVETAHRITEEVERLLEERFRPVRILIHVEPPAYQSETITFESEVKG
- a CDS encoding SH3 domain-containing protein, with translation MRINKVKNQVLKLATGLALMCTTIAINTGIADQIALAKSKNPTKCNLFAYVDVSDGQTLNVRSGTSTNNKILGQVPVNETVQVVAVLGNWAKITNASSGFKGTGWVSLPKLGLSTRGYGTKGVKLYAKTSAKSKVIVRVPPNTSVKLLGCQGGWALVQYKGVNGWLVREDQCGAALTSCS